The following coding sequences are from one Pseudomonas oryzae window:
- a CDS encoding TauD/TfdA dioxygenase family protein: MQVEQLTCAIGAELVGVRLADAIHDDGLFAEIRAQLLKHRVLFLRDQDISRAEHVAFARRFGELEDHPVAGSDPEHPGLVQIYKRPDQPMDRYENAWHTDATWREAPPLGCVLRCVECPPVGGDTMWANMVLAYERLPDEVKAKIAGLRARHSIEASFGAAMPIEKRLALKAQFPDAEHPVVRTHPETGEKVLFVNAFATHFSNYHTPEHVRFGQDYNMGGSDLLRYLISQAYIPEYQVRWRWKPNSIAIWDNRSTQHYAVMDYPPCHRKMERAGIIGDKPF, from the coding sequence ATGCAAGTCGAACAACTGACCTGCGCCATCGGCGCCGAGCTGGTCGGCGTCAGGCTGGCCGACGCCATCCACGACGACGGCCTGTTCGCCGAGATCCGCGCCCAGCTACTCAAGCATCGCGTGCTGTTCCTGCGCGACCAGGACATCAGCCGCGCCGAGCACGTGGCCTTCGCCCGCCGCTTCGGCGAGCTGGAGGACCACCCGGTGGCCGGCAGCGACCCGGAGCATCCGGGCCTGGTGCAGATCTACAAGCGTCCCGACCAGCCGATGGACCGCTACGAGAACGCCTGGCACACCGACGCCACCTGGCGCGAGGCGCCGCCGCTGGGCTGCGTGCTGCGCTGCGTGGAGTGCCCGCCGGTGGGCGGCGACACCATGTGGGCGAACATGGTGCTGGCCTACGAGCGCCTGCCCGACGAGGTGAAGGCGAAGATCGCGGGCCTGCGCGCCCGCCACAGCATCGAAGCCAGTTTCGGCGCGGCGATGCCGATCGAGAAGCGCCTGGCGCTCAAGGCCCAGTTCCCGGACGCCGAGCACCCGGTGGTGCGCACCCATCCGGAAACCGGCGAGAAGGTGCTGTTCGTCAATGCCTTCGCCACCCACTTCAGCAACTACCACACCCCGGAACACGTGCGCTTCGGCCAGGACTACAACATGGGCGGCAGCGACCTGCTGCGCTACCTGATCAGCCAGGCGTACATCCCGGAGTACCAGGTGCGCTGGCGCTGGAAGCCCAACAGCATCGCCATCTGGGACAACCGCAGCACCCAGCACTACGCCGTCATGGACTACCCGCCGTGCCATCGCAAGATGGAGCGCGCCGGGATCATCGGCGACAAGCCGTTCTGA
- a CDS encoding BKACE family enzyme codes for MQFFDDSLHPENMEKVVITVAPYGPEWMPADFPEDIPVTMDEQVQKAVDCYEAGATVLHLHVRELDGTGSKRLSKFNELIKGVREAVPEMIIQVGGSISFAPEGEGEAAKWLSDDTRHMLAELTPKPDQVTVAINTTQMNIMELLYPEYLEGTSLANPAYQAAYSEMTVPAGPAWVEEHLKRLCANGIQPHFQLTGMHALETLERLVRKGVYKGPLNLTWIGIGGGFDGPNPFNFFNFIHRAPDGCTLTAESLLKNVLPFNMMAMSMGLHPRCGIEDTIVGQHGQRMTSVEQIQQCVRVAHELGREVANGKEAREIYRIGVQYDSVEETLLANGMAPNRKPGQKGVPQRG; via the coding sequence ATGCAATTCTTCGACGATTCCCTGCACCCCGAGAACATGGAGAAGGTGGTCATCACCGTCGCCCCCTACGGCCCCGAGTGGATGCCCGCCGACTTCCCGGAAGACATCCCGGTGACCATGGACGAGCAGGTGCAGAAGGCCGTCGACTGCTACGAGGCCGGCGCCACCGTGCTGCACCTGCACGTGCGCGAGCTGGACGGCACCGGCTCCAAGCGCCTGTCCAAGTTCAACGAGCTGATCAAGGGCGTGCGCGAGGCCGTGCCGGAGATGATCATCCAGGTCGGCGGCTCGATCTCCTTCGCGCCGGAAGGCGAGGGCGAGGCGGCCAAGTGGCTGTCCGACGACACCCGCCACATGCTCGCCGAGCTGACCCCCAAGCCCGATCAGGTCACCGTGGCGATCAACACCACCCAGATGAACATCATGGAGCTGCTCTACCCGGAATACCTGGAAGGCACCTCCCTGGCCAACCCGGCCTACCAGGCCGCCTACAGCGAGATGACCGTGCCGGCCGGCCCGGCCTGGGTCGAGGAGCACCTCAAGCGCCTGTGCGCCAACGGCATCCAGCCGCACTTCCAGCTGACCGGCATGCACGCCCTGGAAACCCTCGAGCGCCTGGTGCGCAAGGGCGTCTACAAGGGCCCGCTGAACCTGACCTGGATCGGCATCGGCGGCGGTTTCGACGGCCCCAACCCGTTCAACTTCTTCAACTTCATCCACCGTGCGCCGGACGGCTGCACCCTGACCGCCGAGTCGCTGCTGAAGAACGTGCTGCCGTTCAACATGATGGCCATGTCCATGGGCCTGCACCCGCGCTGCGGCATCGAGGACACCATCGTCGGCCAGCACGGCCAGCGCATGACCTCGGTCGAGCAGATCCAGCAGTGCGTGCGTGTCGCCCACGAGCTGGGCCGCGAAGTGGCCAACGGCAAGGAAGCGCGCGAGATCTACCGCATCGGCGTGCAGTACGACAGCGTCGAGGAAACCCTGCTGGCCAACGGCATGGCGCCGAACCGCAAGCCGGGGCAGAAGGGCGTGCCGCAGCGCGGCTGA
- a CDS encoding MFS transporter: MAGYHPTADDGEDTSIGIPRRYAWIVFALTFGLLISDYMSRQVLNAVFPMLKGEWALSDAQLGLLSGIVALMVGLLTFPLSLLADRFGRVRSLTIMAVLWSLATLGCAVAESYEQMFVARFLVGVGEAAYGSVGIAVVVSVFPREMRATLSGAFISGGMFGSVLGMALGGVMAQHFGWRWAFAGMAFFGLALALLYPIIVREAKIAPQRIVDAASKAALKAQRPLRTLYSSRSVICAYVGSGLQLFVGGTVIVWMPSYLSRYYGMGTDQAGGVAAIIVLCSGVGMILCGMLSDRLCRNRPDRKIGLAMSYCLGSCLLLSAAFALPVGTAQLALICLGMLIAAGTTGLAGAMVANLTHYTVHGTAFATLTLANNLLGLATGPLLTGKVSDLIGLDNAFQLVPLVSIAAAAVFFYAKRYYLNDMARLKGEGVEESASEAALEAQS; the protein is encoded by the coding sequence ATGGCCGGCTACCATCCCACCGCCGACGACGGCGAGGACACTTCCATCGGCATCCCGCGTCGCTACGCCTGGATCGTCTTCGCCCTGACCTTCGGCCTGCTGATCTCCGACTACATGTCGCGGCAGGTGCTCAACGCCGTATTCCCCATGCTCAAGGGCGAATGGGCGCTCTCCGACGCCCAGCTCGGCCTGCTCAGCGGCATAGTCGCGCTGATGGTCGGCCTGCTGACCTTCCCCCTGTCGCTGCTCGCCGACCGCTTCGGCCGGGTCAGGAGCCTGACCATCATGGCCGTGCTGTGGAGCCTGGCGACCCTCGGCTGCGCGGTGGCGGAGAGCTACGAGCAGATGTTCGTCGCCCGCTTCCTGGTCGGCGTCGGCGAGGCCGCCTACGGCAGCGTCGGCATCGCCGTGGTGGTCTCGGTGTTCCCGCGCGAGATGCGCGCCACCCTGTCCGGCGCGTTCATCTCCGGCGGCATGTTCGGCTCGGTGCTGGGCATGGCCCTCGGCGGGGTGATGGCCCAGCATTTCGGCTGGCGCTGGGCGTTCGCCGGCATGGCGTTCTTCGGCCTGGCCCTGGCGCTGCTCTATCCGATCATCGTGCGCGAGGCGAAGATCGCGCCCCAGCGCATCGTCGACGCCGCCAGCAAGGCGGCGCTCAAGGCCCAGCGCCCGCTGCGTACTCTGTACTCCAGCCGCTCGGTGATCTGCGCCTACGTCGGCAGCGGCCTGCAGCTGTTCGTCGGCGGCACCGTGATCGTCTGGATGCCCAGCTACCTGAGCCGCTACTACGGGATGGGCACCGACCAGGCCGGTGGCGTCGCCGCCATCATCGTGCTGTGCAGCGGTGTCGGCATGATCCTCTGCGGCATGCTCAGCGACCGCCTGTGTCGCAACCGTCCGGATCGCAAGATCGGCCTGGCCATGAGCTACTGCCTGGGCAGCTGCCTGCTGCTGTCGGCAGCCTTCGCCCTGCCGGTAGGCACCGCCCAGCTGGCGCTGATCTGCCTGGGCATGCTGATCGCCGCCGGCACCACCGGTCTCGCCGGGGCGATGGTCGCCAACCTGACCCACTACACCGTGCACGGCACCGCGTTCGCCACCCTGACCCTGGCCAACAACCTGCTGGGCCTGGCCACCGGCCCGCTGCTGACCGGCAAGGTGTCCGACCTGATCGGCCTGGACAACGCCTTCCAGCTGGTGCCGCTGGTCAGCATCGCGGCGGCGGCGGTGTTCTTCTACGCCAAGCGCTACTACCTGAACGACATGGCCCGCCTGAAGGGCGAGGGCGTCGAGGAAAGCGCCAGCGAAGCCGCGCTGGAGGCCCAGTCGTGA
- a CDS encoding DsbA family oxidoreductase yields the protein MSQPLHIEVFFDFICPWCLIGKRQLERALARLRATRPDVKVELEWHGVQLLPDLPAAGVPFAEFYLRRLGSEQAVRLRQAQVREAASAAGVDIDFARILRMPNTADAHRLLQRAAAIGTAQKVEDLLECLFAAYFHNGEDLGDPATLLVIAEDCGFATTDLADALRGDGAPFFGEAAGMAAGGVPCFVFDRQLTVSGAQSTEVLLGAMHAALARREQPA from the coding sequence GTGAGCCAGCCGCTGCATATCGAGGTGTTCTTCGACTTCATCTGCCCCTGGTGCCTGATCGGCAAGCGCCAGCTGGAGCGCGCGCTGGCCCGTCTGCGCGCCACCCGGCCGGATGTGAAGGTCGAACTGGAGTGGCATGGCGTGCAGCTGCTGCCGGACCTGCCGGCCGCGGGCGTGCCGTTCGCCGAGTTCTACCTGCGCCGCCTCGGCAGCGAGCAGGCCGTGCGCCTGCGCCAGGCCCAGGTGCGCGAGGCAGCCAGCGCCGCCGGGGTGGACATCGACTTCGCGCGCATCCTGCGCATGCCCAACACCGCCGACGCCCACCGCCTGCTGCAGCGCGCCGCCGCCATCGGCACCGCGCAGAAGGTCGAGGACCTGCTCGAGTGCCTGTTCGCCGCCTACTTCCACAACGGCGAGGATCTGGGCGATCCCGCCACCCTGCTGGTGATTGCTGAAGACTGCGGCTTCGCCACGACGGACCTGGCCGACGCCCTGCGCGGCGACGGCGCTCCGTTCTTCGGCGAGGCGGCCGGCATGGCCGCCGGCGGCGTGCCGTGCTTCGTCTTCGACCGCCAGCTGACGGTATCCGGCGCGCAGTCGACCGAGGTGCTGCTCGGCGCCATGCACGCCGCGCTGGCGCGCCGGGAGCAGCCGGCATGA
- a CDS encoding Rieske (2Fe-2S) protein, whose amino-acid sequence MTRHIEVAAARVPAPGARALIESDGKSLALFNVAGQFYAIDDGCPHQGASLCGGRLDGRVIQCCAHGLRFDLASGYLLNSTALKVARYPVEVQADGRLFIVIASEESAP is encoded by the coding sequence ATGACCCGCCACATCGAAGTGGCGGCCGCCAGGGTGCCGGCGCCCGGCGCGCGCGCGCTGATCGAATCGGACGGCAAGAGCCTGGCGCTGTTCAACGTCGCCGGCCAGTTCTACGCCATCGACGACGGCTGCCCGCACCAGGGGGCCTCGCTGTGCGGCGGGCGCCTGGACGGGCGGGTGATCCAGTGCTGCGCCCACGGCCTGCGCTTCGACCTGGCCAGCGGCTACCTGCTCAACTCGACCGCGCTCAAGGTCGCCCGCTATCCGGTCGAGGTGCAGGCAGACGGCCGGCTGTTCATCGTCATCGCTTCCGAGGAGTCCGCGCCATGA